In Bdellovibrio sp. GT3, one genomic interval encodes:
- the glmU gene encoding bifunctional UDP-N-acetylglucosamine diphosphorylase/glucosamine-1-phosphate N-acetyltransferase GlmU: MSANATNNTTMNTPDKLTVIALAAGKGTRMKSPLPKVLHPVAGRPMIEKVILASKGAGATEVRVIVGHGQNLVRQVVEPMGVSCYAQDEQLGTAHAVRCAKPETIEGDVVIMNGDHPLIESSDIKEFLRIFRDEKCDLAVVTAELKVPGEFGRIVRNRGELVAIVEAKDASAEALKIREINTGIYIAKASVLAEYLPQIKNNNAKKEFYITDLISLCIQDKLKVQAIKSTPKVAVGVNNQVELAKATRLLFKRKALRLMEEGVLMIDPRTAYIEESVQIGPGTVVYPNVFIRGRSKIGSFSVIESNSFISDSDIGDSVQVRGGTYLESSKLHNKVSVGPYARLRPETEICEEAHVGNFVEMKKTKFGKKSKAGHLTYLGDAEIGEEVNVGCGTITCNYAADKKKYKTKIGDRVFVGSDTQFVAPIEVGADAVIGSGSTITKNVPANALAVARGKQFIKENYVAKAPVVETETENQ; encoded by the coding sequence ATGTCAGCAAATGCCACTAATAATACCACCATGAATACTCCTGACAAGTTGACTGTGATTGCCCTGGCCGCTGGTAAGGGGACGCGTATGAAATCGCCTCTTCCAAAAGTTCTGCACCCGGTGGCGGGTCGACCGATGATTGAAAAAGTTATTTTAGCCTCCAAGGGGGCTGGTGCGACGGAAGTTCGCGTGATTGTTGGGCATGGCCAAAACCTGGTTCGTCAGGTTGTCGAGCCGATGGGTGTATCTTGTTATGCCCAGGACGAGCAATTGGGTACGGCGCACGCGGTTCGTTGTGCAAAACCGGAAACGATTGAAGGCGATGTTGTTATCATGAATGGTGACCATCCTTTGATCGAGTCTTCTGACATTAAAGAATTCCTGCGCATTTTCCGTGACGAAAAATGTGATTTGGCGGTGGTAACGGCGGAGCTTAAAGTGCCAGGGGAGTTCGGACGTATTGTTCGTAACCGTGGTGAGCTGGTGGCTATCGTTGAGGCAAAAGATGCTTCAGCGGAAGCTTTGAAGATTCGCGAGATCAACACCGGTATTTATATCGCCAAGGCATCTGTTCTTGCTGAGTACCTTCCTCAGATCAAAAACAACAATGCAAAAAAAGAATTCTACATCACGGATCTTATTTCTTTGTGCATTCAGGATAAATTGAAAGTTCAAGCCATCAAGTCCACTCCGAAAGTGGCAGTGGGTGTGAATAATCAGGTGGAGTTGGCGAAAGCGACTCGTTTGCTGTTTAAAAGAAAAGCCCTGCGTTTGATGGAAGAAGGTGTGCTGATGATTGATCCGCGCACAGCTTATATCGAAGAAAGCGTGCAAATCGGACCCGGTACAGTCGTGTATCCCAATGTCTTTATCCGTGGTCGTTCCAAAATCGGTTCGTTCAGCGTGATTGAGTCCAACTCGTTCATTTCTGATTCGGACATCGGGGACAGCGTTCAGGTGCGTGGCGGAACTTATTTGGAAAGCTCCAAGCTTCATAACAAAGTTTCAGTGGGTCCCTATGCACGTTTGCGTCCTGAAACAGAAATCTGCGAAGAAGCTCATGTGGGGAACTTCGTGGAAATGAAGAAAACGAAATTTGGTAAGAAGTCCAAAGCAGGTCACTTGACGTACTTGGGCGATGCAGAAATCGGTGAAGAAGTGAACGTGGGTTGCGGAACTATAACTTGCAACTACGCCGCGGATAAAAAGAAATATAAAACCAAAATCGGTGATCGTGTTTTTGTGGGCAGTGACACGCAGTTTGTGGCTCCAATTGAAGTTGGTGCAGACGCTGTTATCGGCTCCGGCTCCACTATCACCAAGAATGTGCCTGCCAATGCGTTGGCTGTGGCACGCGGTAAACAGTTTATCAAAGAGAACTACGTGGCGAAGGCCCCTGTGGTTGAAACTGAAACCGAGAACCAGTAG
- a CDS encoding DUF721 domain-containing protein, producing the protein MNSNDPNHPKNKKRKLTLGSEVLQSLFENGKSPLSEQFMRWKLWAKWEEVVGPTIAKNAEPVGFQRGVLYVWVRNSSWMQQMIFLKDQIRNTINEKFENNFVRYIKFTLDRHEVPQDDQTGIKEMIQRLAPNSED; encoded by the coding sequence ATGAATTCAAACGATCCAAACCACCCTAAAAATAAAAAGCGCAAGCTCACTCTGGGATCCGAAGTCCTACAGAGTCTTTTTGAAAATGGCAAGTCGCCATTGTCAGAACAGTTCATGCGTTGGAAATTATGGGCAAAATGGGAAGAGGTTGTGGGTCCCACCATTGCAAAAAATGCAGAGCCCGTGGGCTTTCAGCGTGGTGTTTTGTATGTGTGGGTTCGTAACTCCTCGTGGATGCAGCAGATGATCTTTTTGAAGGATCAGATTCGCAATACCATCAACGAGAAATTTGAGAATAACTTTGTTCGCTATATCAAATTCACTTTGGATCGCCATGAAGTTCCTCAGGACGATCAGACGGGCATCAAGGAGATGATTCAGAGACTGGCTCCGAATTCGGAGGACTAG
- the glmS gene encoding glutamine--fructose-6-phosphate transaminase (isomerizing), with protein sequence MCGIVGYLGPQSPKDIIISGLKKLEYRGYDSAGIAILDKGATKRVRAQGKLKNLEEKLVGEKFDGHLGIGHTRWATHGKPSERNAHPHQVRGINLVHNGIIENYLDIREELLAQGAEITSDTDSELVAHLIANEIEITKDLYKAVESTLTKLRGAFSILVMWDKEPDHLIAFKDGPPLVVGLGKDEVFVASDVQALIQYTKTFVYLDDREIANIKGSKVEFFSANGFPIQKKSVELNWNPEMVEKQGYAHYMLKEIYEQPRAVAAAIEPHVNTEAFTVALKNVGFGGQSVQKLEELDSKTDWAKTQEVFKGIERVFIIACGTSFYAGLVGKYLIEQLARIPVEVDVASEFRYRNPVIPPKTLVMTISQSGETADTLAAIRMSKEAGATTMSICNVRNSTIDREAHGHLYMNSGPEIGVASTKAFTSTLAVLNCVAVAMARSRGVMEAKEEKELVQSLLATPAQMESVLVYDKYFDEAAAKLKLFRGFLYMGRGTSYPIAMEGALKLKELAYMHAEGYAAGEMKHGPLALIDERMAIVMVAPTDHWYEKTISNLEEARARGGKIISIGTGENEKLRGISEYYLAMPKAHWTTNTILSVIPLQLMSYHLASSLGYDVDQPRNLAKSVTVE encoded by the coding sequence ATGTGCGGAATCGTCGGTTACTTGGGGCCTCAAAGCCCAAAAGACATTATCATCAGCGGCCTTAAAAAACTGGAATATCGTGGTTATGACAGTGCTGGTATCGCCATCTTGGATAAAGGTGCGACAAAGCGTGTTCGTGCTCAGGGGAAATTGAAAAACCTTGAAGAGAAACTTGTGGGTGAAAAATTCGATGGCCACCTGGGTATCGGTCACACTCGTTGGGCGACTCACGGCAAGCCGTCAGAGCGCAATGCCCATCCTCACCAAGTTCGCGGCATCAACCTGGTTCACAATGGTATCATTGAAAACTACCTTGATATCCGCGAAGAGCTTTTGGCTCAAGGAGCAGAGATCACTTCAGACACAGACTCTGAATTGGTTGCTCACTTGATCGCGAATGAAATCGAAATCACAAAAGACTTGTACAAAGCTGTTGAAAGCACTTTGACAAAACTTCGTGGTGCGTTCTCGATCCTGGTTATGTGGGATAAAGAACCGGATCATTTGATCGCCTTTAAAGACGGTCCACCTTTGGTTGTGGGCTTGGGTAAGGACGAAGTGTTCGTAGCTTCTGACGTTCAAGCGTTGATCCAATACACAAAAACTTTCGTGTACCTGGATGACCGCGAGATCGCAAATATCAAGGGCAGCAAGGTTGAATTCTTCTCTGCAAACGGTTTCCCAATCCAAAAGAAATCCGTGGAGCTTAACTGGAACCCTGAGATGGTCGAAAAACAAGGCTATGCTCACTACATGCTTAAAGAAATCTACGAGCAACCACGTGCTGTGGCTGCGGCGATCGAACCACACGTCAACACGGAAGCCTTCACTGTGGCTTTGAAAAACGTGGGCTTCGGTGGTCAATCTGTTCAAAAGTTGGAAGAGCTGGATTCGAAAACAGACTGGGCAAAAACTCAGGAAGTTTTCAAAGGTATCGAACGTGTGTTTATCATCGCTTGCGGAACAAGTTTCTATGCAGGTCTGGTTGGTAAATACTTGATCGAACAGTTGGCGCGCATCCCAGTTGAAGTGGATGTGGCGAGTGAATTCCGTTACCGCAATCCGGTGATCCCACCAAAAACGTTGGTGATGACGATCTCTCAATCGGGTGAGACGGCAGATACATTGGCAGCGATCCGTATGTCCAAAGAAGCGGGCGCGACGACAATGAGTATCTGTAACGTGCGCAACTCAACAATCGATCGTGAAGCTCACGGTCACTTGTATATGAACTCGGGTCCAGAGATCGGTGTGGCTTCTACCAAAGCCTTCACATCCACACTTGCCGTGTTGAACTGCGTAGCAGTGGCGATGGCTCGCAGCCGTGGTGTGATGGAAGCCAAGGAAGAAAAAGAACTTGTTCAAAGCTTGCTGGCGACTCCGGCACAAATGGAAAGTGTCTTGGTTTACGATAAGTACTTTGACGAAGCAGCAGCTAAGTTGAAGCTTTTCCGTGGCTTCTTGTATATGGGCCGTGGAACCAGCTATCCAATCGCGATGGAAGGTGCTTTAAAGCTGAAAGAGCTGGCTTACATGCACGCAGAAGGCTATGCCGCTGGTGAAATGAAGCACGGTCCGTTGGCGTTGATTGATGAGCGTATGGCGATCGTAATGGTGGCTCCGACGGATCACTGGTATGAAAAAACAATCAGCAATCTTGAGGAAGCCCGTGCCCGCGGTGGAAAAATTATTTCCATCGGTACAGGTGAAAACGAGAAGCTGCGTGGAATCAGTGAATACTATTTGGCAATGCCAAAAGCGCACTGGACAACGAATACAATCCTGTCCGTGATCCCATTGCAATTGATGAGTTACCATTTGGCTTCAAGCCTGGGTTACGATGTCGATCAGCCGCGAAATCTGGCGAAATCGGTAACTGTTGAATAG
- the trmFO gene encoding methylenetetrahydrofolate--tRNA-(uracil(54)-C(5))-methyltransferase (FADH(2)-oxidizing) TrmFO has translation MTNFTQNQKITVVGAGLAGSECALQLADMGYKVVLFEMRDKTMTPAHKTPKFAELVCSNSFGTLNEISAPGQLKWEAELLGSHILKIAKESAVPAGQALGMDREVFSQLVTDKVKSHPNIEIRNDVVKSLSDIPRPAVIATGPLTHDELAEDMRKHFGDEFLYFFDAIAPIIDAESINTEIAWKADRWGKGTNDYYNCPMNKEEYNNFIQAVTDAKKIEPKDFEKTEFFEGCMPIEVMVDRGPQTLRFGPMKPIGLDDPRTNRYPWAVVQLRQDNKEGTAYNMVGFQTRMAYADQVRVFRMIPGLENAEFLKLGSIHRNLFINTPKRLNKDLSSKNDPWLFFAGQITGVEGYFESTCVGLMVARFINQKLKDETFNPPPRPSAFGSLLEAITDETRAEHFQPTNINMALLPPLPEKERDKETRKKKQIEIARSAMQTWK, from the coding sequence ATGACCAATTTCACGCAAAATCAAAAAATTACTGTCGTTGGCGCGGGGCTCGCGGGCTCTGAATGCGCATTGCAGCTTGCGGACATGGGCTATAAGGTCGTTCTTTTCGAGATGCGCGATAAAACCATGACACCAGCGCACAAAACACCCAAGTTTGCAGAGCTGGTTTGTTCAAACTCCTTTGGTACGTTGAACGAGATTTCAGCTCCGGGTCAGCTTAAATGGGAAGCGGAATTGCTGGGTTCTCACATCCTTAAGATCGCCAAGGAATCAGCCGTCCCCGCAGGACAGGCTTTAGGCATGGACCGCGAGGTCTTCTCTCAATTAGTCACAGACAAAGTTAAAAGCCATCCCAACATTGAAATCCGCAATGATGTCGTCAAGTCTTTGAGTGATATTCCCAGACCGGCTGTCATCGCCACCGGTCCATTGACTCATGATGAATTGGCCGAAGACATGCGCAAACATTTCGGCGATGAGTTCCTGTATTTCTTTGATGCCATCGCACCGATCATCGATGCGGAATCCATCAACACAGAAATCGCCTGGAAGGCAGACCGTTGGGGCAAAGGCACCAACGATTACTACAACTGCCCGATGAACAAAGAGGAATACAACAACTTCATCCAGGCAGTGACTGACGCAAAAAAAATTGAACCCAAGGATTTCGAAAAAACGGAATTCTTTGAAGGCTGCATGCCCATTGAAGTGATGGTGGATCGCGGACCGCAAACATTGCGCTTTGGTCCAATGAAACCCATCGGCTTGGATGATCCTCGTACAAACCGTTATCCATGGGCCGTGGTGCAATTGCGCCAGGACAATAAGGAAGGTACTGCCTATAACATGGTGGGCTTCCAAACGCGGATGGCTTATGCAGATCAGGTTCGCGTTTTCCGTATGATCCCGGGTCTTGAAAACGCAGAGTTCTTAAAGCTTGGCTCCATTCATAGAAACCTGTTCATCAATACTCCAAAGAGATTGAATAAAGACTTATCCTCCAAGAATGATCCTTGGTTGTTCTTTGCGGGACAAATCACGGGTGTTGAAGGCTATTTTGAATCCACTTGCGTGGGTTTGATGGTGGCTCGTTTCATCAATCAAAAACTGAAAGATGAAACTTTCAATCCTCCACCGCGTCCGTCTGCTTTTGGTTCTTTACTTGAAGCCATCACAGATGAAACCCGTGCCGAGCACTTCCAGCCGACGAATATCAATATGGCCCTTCTTCCCCCGCTTCCTGAAAAAGAGCGCGACAAAGAAACCAGGAAGAAAAAACAAATCGAAATCGCCCGATCTGCAATGCAGACTTGGAAATAA
- a CDS encoding DUF4430 domain-containing protein, whose amino-acid sequence MKNMIALLFVLAPMTSHAITWKVVGSCSETPLYQGTATVDLKKSVGDNTIQIFDANNVNYMGVAEGISSVNDSPVGLDAVEVVSDTLMRAYGWCYSVNGEIPLAMPHKVKFNSQDDELIWFHAYSTNDKNQWVDMCVPGLNIKPEMFCKK is encoded by the coding sequence ATGAAAAACATGATAGCCCTTCTTTTCGTTTTGGCGCCAATGACCTCTCATGCAATCACCTGGAAAGTAGTGGGTTCTTGTTCAGAAACCCCGCTTTATCAAGGTACCGCGACAGTGGATCTGAAAAAGTCCGTTGGTGATAATACAATTCAGATTTTTGATGCGAATAATGTGAACTACATGGGCGTGGCAGAGGGTATCAGCTCAGTGAATGATTCACCGGTGGGCTTGGATGCGGTCGAAGTTGTTTCAGATACTTTGATGCGCGCTTATGGCTGGTGCTATTCAGTCAATGGCGAGATTCCACTGGCAATGCCTCACAAGGTGAAATTCAATTCTCAAGACGATGAGCTGATTTGGTTTCATGCGTATTCAACGAATGACAAAAATCAATGGGTCGATATGTGCGTTCCAGGACTTAATATCAAGCCTGAGATGTTCTGCAAAAAATAG
- the mltF gene encoding membrane-bound lytic murein transglycosylase MltF: MGKNLRFRQKLNQFFVVSGLAAMTFFMNGCDAIYWDEQDSLSKVQSRGEITVLTTKNPLIYSKNNRGEISGIDYDLMQNFAKHYGLKVKFKVLKDESEVLTALAQGQGDVAAARLRTPENRSAFLNGPAYEDTALSLYCQRRSQIQNIQDLAGKSVGILHKDNYAGFSQRLTQLSPTTQIQLINGERTQDLLSKLNNKKYDCVITENVSGDFYVRFHKNIEKITTITDAYALSWLLTPDSQDLARLMQAWYQSASRADSIMRIMDRYKTTLNQLDKADISRFFQKIEEILPTYRQAFKEAGVEHGLPWQLIASVAYQESHWNADARSFTGVRGLMQLTTDTAEHVGIDDRTDPFQSIWGGSKYLRYLLDKMPRSMNKKDRLALALAAYNVGYAHLRDAQKLAESMGRDPYSWRHMKEVLPLLADPDYTEKLEYGYARGYETVEFVERVKSFYSLMSAG; the protein is encoded by the coding sequence ATGGGTAAGAATTTAAGATTTCGACAGAAATTAAACCAGTTCTTTGTTGTCAGCGGATTGGCAGCCATGACGTTCTTTATGAACGGTTGTGATGCTATCTACTGGGATGAACAAGACAGTTTAAGCAAGGTCCAAAGCCGCGGCGAGATCACCGTTCTGACCACCAAGAACCCTCTTATATATAGTAAGAATAATCGCGGCGAGATCAGCGGCATTGATTACGATCTTATGCAGAACTTCGCCAAGCACTACGGCCTCAAAGTTAAATTCAAGGTCCTTAAAGACGAGAGCGAGGTTTTAACCGCTCTGGCCCAGGGACAAGGCGATGTGGCTGCCGCACGATTAAGAACTCCAGAGAATCGTTCGGCCTTTTTAAACGGCCCCGCCTACGAAGACACGGCCTTGAGTTTATATTGCCAGCGTCGTTCCCAAATTCAAAATATCCAAGACTTGGCCGGCAAATCGGTCGGCATTCTTCACAAAGACAATTACGCGGGTTTCTCGCAAAGACTGACCCAGCTCTCCCCGACAACACAGATTCAACTGATCAATGGGGAACGCACTCAAGACCTTCTGTCAAAACTGAACAACAAAAAATATGACTGCGTGATCACTGAAAACGTCAGTGGTGACTTCTATGTTCGTTTCCATAAGAACATAGAAAAAATCACTACAATCACGGATGCTTACGCCCTCAGTTGGTTGCTCACTCCTGACAGCCAGGATCTAGCCCGTCTGATGCAAGCCTGGTATCAATCAGCTTCCCGTGCTGACAGTATCATGCGCATCATGGACCGCTATAAAACAACTTTGAATCAGTTGGACAAAGCCGACATCTCCCGCTTCTTCCAAAAGATCGAAGAGATCCTGCCAACTTATCGACAAGCCTTCAAAGAAGCTGGTGTTGAACACGGACTGCCGTGGCAGCTGATCGCCTCTGTTGCTTATCAAGAGTCACATTGGAATGCAGACGCTCGCAGTTTCACTGGCGTACGTGGCTTGATGCAATTGACGACAGACACAGCTGAGCATGTCGGTATCGATGATCGCACTGATCCATTCCAAAGTATTTGGGGCGGCTCCAAGTATCTTCGCTACCTTCTGGATAAAATGCCACGCTCCATGAATAAAAAGGATCGTCTGGCTTTGGCTTTGGCTGCTTACAATGTTGGATATGCGCATTTACGTGATGCTCAAAAACTGGCAGAAAGCATGGGACGCGATCCCTATTCCTGGCGCCACATGAAAGAAGTTTTGCCACTTCTTGCGGACCCTGATTACACCGAGAAACTTGAATACGGTTATGCTCGTGGCTATGAAACTGTTGAGTTCGTGGAACGAGTTAAGTCTTTCTACAGCTTAATGTCCGCTGGCTAA
- a CDS encoding thymidine kinase, translated as MSEFSYIVTRGWIEVIVGSMFSGKTEELIRRLRRAEFARLQVQVFKPVIDKRYNEMAVTSHNFTTMDSQPVEDAEQIWEHLKPDTKVVGIDEGQFFSGNLVQVAQDLAERGLRVIIAGLDTDWQAKPFEPMPTLMAIAENVTKQHAVCVVCGAPACRTQRTAGGDGQVQVGTHEAYEARCRFHFKPVVDVPTLDWKLQKVEIYTEASV; from the coding sequence GTGTCTGAATTTTCATATATTGTGACCCGTGGTTGGATTGAAGTGATTGTTGGCTCTATGTTTAGCGGGAAAACTGAAGAGCTGATCCGCCGTTTGCGTCGTGCCGAGTTTGCACGCCTGCAGGTTCAGGTTTTTAAGCCGGTTATCGACAAGCGCTACAATGAAATGGCGGTGACCTCCCACAACTTTACGACGATGGATTCTCAACCCGTTGAGGACGCCGAACAAATTTGGGAGCATTTGAAGCCAGACACCAAAGTAGTTGGTATCGATGAAGGGCAGTTTTTCTCCGGCAACCTGGTTCAGGTGGCTCAGGATCTGGCTGAGCGCGGTTTGCGCGTGATTATCGCCGGTTTGGACACTGACTGGCAGGCGAAGCCTTTTGAGCCGATGCCGACTTTGATGGCCATTGCTGAAAACGTGACCAAGCAGCATGCCGTGTGTGTGGTTTGTGGGGCTCCAGCCTGCAGAACCCAGCGCACTGCGGGTGGAGATGGTCAGGTGCAAGTGGGGACTCACGAGGCCTATGAGGCCCGTTGCCGTTTTCACTTTAAACCGGTTGTGGACGTTCCCACGTTGGACTGGAAGCTGCAAAAGGTGGAAATTTATACGGAAGCCTCCGTATAG
- a CDS encoding trypsin-like serine protease — MKKLTLFFAFLFLAACQDGGFDAAQTGSAANKNTATTEAKNTSNTSIIGGIDVEPGSDISRTVISFKSLVKPLDTQVGSQNVVVTQCTAAALTRRVVLTAAHCINAENQSFIELNTGVTVTTIPVLKAVIIDEYHTDPTADLALAVLSEDLPENIITVSIPNPDMKVELATLDLIAAGYGKNTDVVAAAPGSTLKDGLGTLRVVILKISFYEFAENRFMVDQSSGRGFCQGDSGGPAFFIHNSKYYVMGVASKTIAPEGQTDASTGHCSFRGAYVNLLKFKKWIEATTQTLTAELASPPNSEPVSESSP; from the coding sequence ATGAAAAAACTAACGCTCTTTTTCGCATTTCTATTTTTAGCTGCCTGTCAGGATGGTGGTTTCGACGCCGCCCAAACCGGATCTGCTGCCAATAAAAACACCGCGACCACTGAGGCAAAGAATACTTCAAACACATCCATCATCGGTGGTATTGATGTCGAGCCAGGAAGTGATATTTCCCGGACGGTGATTTCGTTCAAATCTCTTGTTAAGCCCTTGGATACTCAAGTCGGCAGTCAAAATGTCGTCGTTACTCAATGTACCGCTGCCGCTTTGACCCGCAGAGTGGTTTTAACGGCTGCTCATTGTATCAACGCCGAAAATCAAAGTTTTATTGAGTTGAATACCGGGGTTACTGTCACGACGATCCCCGTATTGAAAGCTGTCATTATCGATGAGTACCACACCGACCCCACTGCTGACTTGGCTTTGGCTGTCTTAAGTGAAGATCTTCCTGAGAACATCATCACAGTGTCCATCCCCAACCCTGACATGAAAGTGGAATTGGCCACTCTGGACTTGATCGCAGCGGGTTACGGTAAAAACACGGATGTCGTTGCTGCTGCTCCCGGTTCAACCTTGAAGGATGGCCTGGGTACGTTGCGCGTGGTGATTTTGAAAATTTCATTTTATGAATTTGCGGAAAACCGATTCATGGTGGATCAGTCCTCTGGAAGAGGATTCTGCCAAGGGGACTCCGGTGGTCCCGCGTTTTTCATCCACAACTCCAAGTATTATGTTATGGGCGTGGCCAGTAAAACAATCGCTCCGGAAGGTCAGACCGATGCTTCCACAGGTCATTGCAGCTTCCGTGGTGCATACGTGAATCTTTTAAAATTTAAAAAGTGGATTGAAGCAACAACTCAAACACTGACAGCCGAACTGGCTAGTCCTCCGAATTCGGAGCCAGTCTCTGAATCATCTCCTTGA